From one Candidatus Zixiibacteriota bacterium genomic stretch:
- a CDS encoding S41 family peptidase: MKRLFAVCYTIALLISGLVSVSAKEFESAAQTRVGYYRQPAIHNETIVFVAEGDLWKVGAEGGVAQRLTTHPGLETQPSISPDGRMVAFAGRYEGVNDVFVMPLAGGLPARLTYFGRRAEVAGWSPSGKVLCVTLNYSTLPNRQLIEVDIATRQHELIPLSQAAQGCYDDSEQTLYFTRLPFQGSYVKRYKGGTAQNLWKFSADQPEAIALTADYPGTSANPMWYEGRLYFLSDRDGTMNIWSMDSSGGGLKQHTQHVGWDIQSASLSNGRVVYQLGADIHRYTIADGIDRKLDITLASDFDQMRERWIDEPLDYLTAAHLSPDGEHVVMTARGAVFVVPRKAGRLVEATHESSIRYRSARFMPDGKTVVALNDASGELEFWSMAANGLGAPKQITSDGTVFRFDGIPSPDGKLLAFDDKAQKLWIHDIERGATILVDSSITAEYSGIVWSPDSRYLAFVKGAHNFLGQIFVYDIEGKKTIPVTTDRFLDHDPAWSPDGKWLYFLSDRDFNTIVANVWDLNQPFPLIDQMTKIYMLPLTKGLRSPFEADNELTPKQTEPEADKGRSDSAGGVTIDFDGILERVMETPVPAGNYSSLQVNDEQLYWLSWDNTSRGKRRLNTIEMKNDNAEVKTLAEDVGAFELSADGKRMLIRKDKNLYVTSSQGTSNLDLGKSKLDLSDWAFSINPAHEWRQMFTDAWRMERDYFYDPGMHGVDWAKMHDKYLPLVSRITDRWELSDLLGQMVGEISALHTYVWDGDVRTGPDDIAASFLGAVTTRSEAAGGFKVDYIYRSDPQQPEFLSPLAHPNVGVSIGDVITKVNGVPTMSFTCLEEPLRRMAGKQVLLTVVTPQSRQERNVIVEPISVDEARGLRYRDWEYTRRLEVEDMSYNEIGYVHLRETATSDYGQWVRDFYPVFNRKGLIIDMRHNYGGQIDSWIITTLLRKSWAYWQSRIGVPYSNMQLAFNGHIAVLCNEWTSSDGELFLEGIRRFGLGKIIGTRTWGGEIWLSYNNLLVDKGIASAAESGVYGPEGEWLIEGYGVEPDIVVDNLPHATFEGEDAQLKAAIEYLTEQIRLNPVEVPQAPPYPDKSFDAGQ; the protein is encoded by the coding sequence ATGAAAAGACTGTTCGCCGTTTGTTACACAATAGCGCTATTAATTAGCGGTCTGGTTTCCGTGTCCGCTAAAGAGTTCGAGAGCGCCGCCCAAACTCGCGTCGGATATTACCGTCAGCCGGCCATTCACAACGAGACTATCGTCTTCGTGGCCGAAGGCGATCTGTGGAAGGTCGGTGCCGAGGGCGGAGTGGCACAGCGCCTGACCACGCATCCGGGGCTGGAAACCCAACCGTCGATATCGCCGGACGGTCGGATGGTGGCATTCGCGGGGAGGTACGAAGGCGTGAATGATGTGTTCGTGATGCCTCTGGCAGGGGGACTTCCTGCCCGTCTGACCTATTTCGGCCGACGGGCCGAGGTCGCCGGCTGGTCACCATCGGGAAAGGTCCTGTGCGTGACCCTCAACTACTCGACCCTGCCCAACCGACAGTTGATAGAAGTAGACATCGCGACTCGGCAGCATGAGCTTATTCCCCTGAGTCAAGCGGCTCAGGGTTGTTACGATGACAGCGAGCAGACACTTTATTTTACGCGGTTACCGTTTCAGGGAAGTTATGTTAAGCGCTACAAAGGCGGCACGGCTCAGAATCTCTGGAAGTTTTCCGCGGACCAGCCGGAAGCTATTGCGCTGACAGCCGATTACCCGGGAACGAGCGCCAATCCCATGTGGTATGAGGGAAGGTTATATTTTCTCAGTGACCGCGACGGCACCATGAACATCTGGTCCATGGATAGCAGCGGCGGTGGCCTCAAACAGCACACGCAACACGTCGGCTGGGACATACAATCGGCCTCCTTGTCCAATGGCAGAGTAGTCTATCAATTGGGAGCGGACATTCACCGGTATACGATTGCCGATGGTATTGACCGCAAGCTGGACATAACGCTGGCATCCGACTTTGACCAGATGCGCGAAAGGTGGATTGATGAACCTCTGGATTATCTGACAGCGGCTCACCTTTCCCCTGACGGCGAGCACGTTGTAATGACCGCCAGAGGTGCCGTCTTCGTGGTACCCCGCAAGGCAGGAAGACTGGTCGAGGCCACTCACGAGAGCAGCATCCGCTATCGCAGCGCCAGATTTATGCCGGATGGCAAAACTGTTGTGGCGTTAAATGACGCCTCGGGCGAGCTCGAGTTCTGGAGTATGGCCGCCAACGGGTTGGGGGCGCCGAAGCAAATAACAAGCGACGGCACGGTGTTCAGATTCGACGGTATCCCGTCGCCTGACGGAAAACTCCTCGCCTTCGACGATAAGGCTCAGAAACTGTGGATTCATGATATCGAGCGCGGGGCAACAATTCTTGTGGACAGCTCCATCACCGCGGAATATTCAGGTATCGTGTGGTCGCCCGACAGCCGCTATCTCGCTTTTGTCAAAGGCGCGCATAATTTCCTCGGACAGATTTTTGTTTACGATATAGAAGGAAAAAAAACGATCCCCGTGACCACGGATCGTTTCCTCGACCACGACCCGGCCTGGAGTCCCGACGGCAAGTGGCTTTACTTCCTGTCGGATCGAGACTTCAACACGATTGTCGCCAATGTCTGGGACCTCAACCAGCCCTTCCCGCTGATCGATCAGATGACGAAGATCTATATGCTGCCTCTAACAAAAGGACTTCGCTCACCGTTTGAGGCGGATAACGAGCTAACGCCGAAACAAACCGAACCGGAAGCCGACAAAGGCAGGTCAGATTCGGCGGGGGGAGTCACGATAGACTTCGATGGGATTCTCGAGCGTGTGATGGAGACGCCCGTACCCGCCGGGAATTACTCGAGCCTGCAGGTAAACGACGAGCAACTCTACTGGCTTTCATGGGATAATACATCGCGCGGCAAACGCCGCCTGAATACTATCGAGATGAAAAACGATAATGCCGAAGTCAAAACGCTGGCGGAAGATGTCGGCGCGTTCGAGCTATCCGCAGACGGCAAGCGGATGTTGATCCGCAAAGACAAAAATCTCTACGTAACCTCCTCACAGGGGACATCCAATCTCGACCTGGGCAAATCGAAGCTGGACTTGTCGGATTGGGCATTTTCGATTAATCCGGCCCACGAATGGCGACAGATGTTCACGGATGCCTGGCGCATGGAACGTGATTACTTCTATGACCCCGGCATGCACGGTGTGGACTGGGCTAAGATGCATGACAAATACCTTCCGCTGGTCAGCCGCATTACCGATCGCTGGGAACTCAGTGACCTTCTGGGGCAAATGGTCGGCGAAATATCGGCCCTACACACTTATGTCTGGGACGGCGATGTGAGAACGGGACCCGATGATATCGCTGCGTCATTTCTGGGAGCAGTAACGACTCGCAGCGAGGCGGCCGGCGGTTTCAAGGTGGATTACATTTATCGTAGCGACCCGCAGCAGCCGGAGTTTCTATCGCCACTTGCCCACCCCAACGTCGGTGTTTCCATTGGCGATGTCATAACGAAGGTCAACGGTGTGCCGACCATGTCGTTTACGTGTCTGGAGGAACCTCTTCGCAGGATGGCCGGCAAACAGGTATTGTTGACGGTCGTGACGCCTCAATCGCGACAGGAACGTAATGTTATCGTGGAGCCAATATCCGTTGACGAGGCCCGTGGCCTGCGCTACCGCGACTGGGAATACACGAGGCGGCTTGAAGTAGAAGACATGAGCTACAATGAAATTGGCTATGTCCACCTGCGCGAGACGGCGACGAGCGACTATGGTCAGTGGGTTCGCGATTTCTACCCGGTTTTCAATCGCAAGGGGCTAATTATAGACATGAGGCACAATTACGGCGGTCAGATCGACAGCTGGATTATCACCACCTTACTCAGAAAATCATGGGCCTACTGGCAGTCGAGGATTGGGGTCCCTTACTCAAATATGCAGCTTGCGTTCAACGGCCACATTGCGGTGCTATGTAACGAGTGGACATCGTCGGATGGAGAGTTGTTTTTGGAAGGTATCCGGCGATTTGGGCTGGGCAAAATTATCGGCACGCGTACGTGGGGGGGCGAGATATGGCTGTCATATAATAACCTGCTGGTCGACAAAGGAATCGCTTCGGCTGCCGAGTCCGGCGTTTACGGACCGGAAGGTGAGTGGCTCATCGAGGGATACGGGGTTGAACCGGATATCGTGGTAGACAACCTGCCGCACGCCACTTTTGAGGGCGAGGATGCTCAACTGAAAGCGGCAATTGAGTACTTAACCGAGCAGATTCGGTTGAATCCGGTAGAGGTCCCTCAGGCGCCGCCGTATCCCGATAAATCCTTTGATGCGGGCCAATAG
- a CDS encoding SPASM domain-containing protein gives MPKKSLYNHFQRFSEEYYIAYNARSGAVALMTPENYEVYESLLDKFENGLEDLSDEERKLLKQLEYGKFVCPDDYDELAAIKFEHNIGRYNISELGLVIAPTMACNMACEYCYEQNKSGRMQPEIVESLVEFVKKRAKALGSLSVTWYGGEPLLAMDIIEDLSSRFIEFSKEYQFHYTASIVTNGYLLTPQTVDRLRELKVVGGQVTLDGPAEQHNTKRPLKNGKDSFSTIIENLKYAMTRLGISIRVNIDKSFSAQTIQQLLTELKQAGLHERVPINFGHLEASTEVCANIAEACYDNTNFSAVETDYYRLLLANGFMIQKIPSPTPVCCMAQIVNSFVVDPLGDLYRCWNYVGNRERCMGNIKDEIDFQHANFRRLFKVDPFEEETCRSCNLLPICMGGCPSRRADRGLSGEQVCESWKYNLEPMLEIIAASKQQEMARSAKEQS, from the coding sequence ATGCCTAAGAAATCCCTTTATAACCACTTTCAGCGATTCAGCGAAGAGTATTACATAGCCTACAACGCCCGTTCCGGAGCCGTGGCGCTAATGACCCCCGAAAATTACGAGGTCTACGAAAGCTTGCTCGATAAGTTCGAGAATGGTCTCGAAGACCTCAGTGATGAGGAGCGGAAATTACTCAAGCAACTGGAATACGGCAAGTTCGTTTGCCCGGATGATTATGACGAACTGGCCGCGATAAAATTTGAACACAATATAGGTCGCTACAATATCTCTGAGCTCGGTCTTGTCATAGCCCCCACGATGGCGTGTAACATGGCCTGTGAATATTGCTATGAGCAGAACAAGAGTGGCCGCATGCAGCCGGAAATAGTGGAAAGCCTGGTGGAGTTTGTTAAGAAACGGGCCAAGGCACTTGGGAGTCTCAGTGTGACCTGGTACGGCGGAGAACCGCTTCTGGCCATGGATATCATAGAAGACCTGTCGTCGCGATTTATCGAATTCAGCAAGGAGTACCAGTTCCACTACACTGCCTCAATTGTGACAAACGGTTATCTGTTGACCCCGCAGACAGTCGATCGTCTTCGCGAGTTGAAAGTGGTCGGCGGACAGGTAACTCTCGATGGCCCCGCCGAACAACACAACACGAAACGGCCCCTGAAAAACGGCAAAGACAGTTTTTCCACGATTATCGAAAATTTGAAATACGCCATGACCCGTCTGGGAATTTCTATCCGGGTCAATATTGACAAGAGCTTTTCAGCTCAAACCATTCAACAGCTCTTGACGGAACTCAAGCAGGCCGGATTACATGAGCGAGTGCCGATCAATTTCGGACACCTGGAAGCGTCAACCGAAGTCTGCGCCAATATCGCCGAAGCCTGCTACGACAATACGAATTTCTCGGCGGTCGAGACTGATTATTATCGTCTGCTTCTGGCGAATGGCTTTATGATTCAAAAAATACCGTCGCCCACACCCGTCTGCTGCATGGCCCAAATTGTCAATTCATTTGTCGTTGACCCGCTCGGTGACCTGTACCGCTGCTGGAACTATGTGGGCAATCGCGAAAGGTGCATGGGGAATATCAAAGACGAAATCGACTTCCAGCACGCGAACTTCAGGAGACTGTTTAAAGTGGATCCTTTCGAAGAAGAAACTTGCCGCTCGTGCAATCTGCTTCCCATCTGCATGGGAGGATGCCCGAGTCGGAGGGCTGACCGTGGACTTTCAGGTGAACAGGTCTGCGAAAGCTGGAAATATAATCTGGAACCTATGTTGGAGATAATAGCGGCCTCGAAACAGCAAGAAATGGCGAGGTCGGCCAAGGAGCAATCATGA
- a CDS encoding radical SAM protein yields MNDFKFYPAAVVWEVTFACNMRCLHCGTSAGTLRPKELTTDEAFKLVDELHSLGCASITISGGEPLLRKDWRELGRYIKSKGIDLYLITNGYAVTEDIVKDFKAVGISSVGVSFDGTEKTHNYIRQNDKSYERALNAMKLMTAANLPCQAVTQVSNLNLKELDDIRQILIDAGCKRWRVQMTTCTGRMQRDLVLTLENYPVLIDKLLEFSKDSSQIQVFVGENIGYYGCKGAQLWGKDPYLGCYAGTRIAGIESDGKVKGCLSMPEQFVEGNIRDSSFTEIWNDPDNFLYNRKFTRETATGACHDCRYLPLCRGGCATTSVSATGERANNPYCMYQIEQKQGIEPVDDELVLRLLEDFQ; encoded by the coding sequence ATGAACGACTTCAAATTCTACCCCGCTGCCGTGGTATGGGAAGTAACTTTCGCCTGCAATATGCGCTGCCTTCACTGCGGAACTTCCGCCGGAACCCTGCGCCCCAAAGAGCTCACAACCGATGAAGCCTTTAAACTCGTCGACGAACTGCACAGCCTCGGATGCGCTTCGATAACGATATCGGGCGGCGAGCCGCTGCTTAGAAAAGACTGGCGCGAACTGGGAAGATACATAAAATCAAAGGGTATTGACCTGTATCTCATTACCAACGGCTACGCTGTCACTGAAGATATCGTTAAGGACTTCAAGGCGGTCGGTATCAGCAGTGTTGGCGTCAGTTTCGATGGTACCGAGAAAACGCACAACTATATTCGCCAGAACGACAAGAGCTACGAGCGGGCCTTAAACGCCATGAAACTGATGACGGCGGCAAATTTGCCCTGTCAGGCGGTTACGCAAGTTTCCAATTTGAATCTTAAAGAACTCGATGATATTCGCCAAATATTGATAGATGCAGGCTGTAAGCGCTGGAGAGTGCAAATGACCACCTGCACCGGTCGCATGCAGCGTGACCTCGTTCTCACTCTCGAAAACTACCCGGTGCTGATCGATAAGCTTCTTGAATTCTCCAAGGACTCCAGCCAGATCCAGGTCTTTGTCGGTGAAAATATCGGCTACTACGGCTGCAAGGGCGCGCAGTTGTGGGGGAAAGATCCCTACCTCGGTTGTTATGCGGGTACAAGGATAGCCGGCATCGAGTCCGATGGCAAAGTGAAAGGCTGCCTGTCGATGCCCGAACAGTTCGTCGAAGGTAACATTCGTGATTCATCCTTCACGGAAATTTGGAATGACCCGGATAATTTTCTATATAACCGCAAATTCACCCGCGAGACGGCTACCGGCGCGTGCCATGACTGCAGATACCTTCCGCTGTGCCGCGGTGGCTGTGCCACGACATCAGTATCGGCGACCGGTGAGAGAGCCAATAACCCTTACTGCATGTACCAGATAGAGCAGAAACAGGGAATTGAGCCGGTGGATGATGAACTCGTTTTGAGGTTGTTGGAAGATTTCCAGTAG
- a CDS encoding ABC transporter ATP-binding protein: MLPDKAVLKRLWGYLRPYWHLQVITFLVMMVLAVLALALPAAVQYMIDDLIPHLTETTQNGIDWTPALWFGVILIGIYFLRVVFSAIQDYLATRIGASIINDMRTELFAHLETVSFRFYQQYQMGEIISRILSDVSRIQNLLAVTILRFLQNVLLLLGILVYLLFVDWKLTLVALAPVPLTIVFSNYFGVKAHGIAKRLQETIASFQGRIQESLGGLRTVRAFGQEKAETGKMVGILERLWGLYIKNAVVNSLSYNFVYFLNMLGPVIVLAWGTYLIAVGSMKLGALMAFYMLLAYLYGPVQDLAAINVNVQSAMASVNRVFEYLDLPSAVTQPSQPVILKDVRGAIRLDNVSYRHDGSGFTIENLSLEIGSGETVAIVGPSGAGKTTLINLIMRFFDPDSGIVTLDGVDLKQIDLKALRGYMSLVDQDPLLFKMSIRDNIAYADQNATMEMVEKAARIANIHDFVVSQKKGYDTEIGERGVTVSGGEKQRLCLARAVLNDPPIILLDEATSSLDSKSEELIQQALSQLLKRKTAVIVAHRLATVRHADRIVVMDNGRIVDQGTHDGLMVSSILYRELASKQLLL; the protein is encoded by the coding sequence ATGCTTCCAGATAAAGCTGTATTGAAACGTCTGTGGGGCTATCTTCGCCCATACTGGCATCTCCAGGTTATAACCTTCCTGGTGATGATGGTCTTGGCGGTGCTGGCGCTGGCATTGCCGGCGGCCGTTCAGTACATGATCGATGACCTGATCCCCCATCTGACCGAAACGACTCAAAACGGTATCGACTGGACTCCGGCTCTGTGGTTCGGAGTTATTCTGATTGGTATATACTTTCTGCGGGTCGTCTTCTCGGCCATCCAAGATTACCTCGCCACGAGGATCGGAGCCTCCATAATTAACGACATGCGAACCGAGCTGTTTGCCCATCTCGAAACAGTTTCATTCCGGTTCTACCAGCAATACCAGATGGGGGAAATCATTTCGAGAATTCTCTCGGATGTTTCCAGAATCCAGAATCTTCTGGCGGTAACCATCCTCAGGTTTCTCCAGAATGTGCTGCTTCTCTTAGGTATTCTGGTCTATCTGCTTTTCGTTGACTGGAAACTCACTCTGGTTGCTCTGGCGCCGGTTCCCTTGACGATAGTCTTTTCCAATTACTTTGGAGTTAAGGCTCACGGAATTGCCAAACGGTTGCAGGAGACGATAGCATCTTTTCAAGGGCGGATTCAAGAATCGCTTGGCGGCCTCAGAACAGTGCGCGCTTTCGGACAGGAGAAAGCGGAGACCGGCAAAATGGTTGGCATCCTGGAGCGCCTGTGGGGCCTTTATATCAAAAACGCCGTCGTCAATTCTTTGTCCTACAACTTTGTCTACTTCCTGAACATGCTCGGCCCCGTGATTGTCCTCGCCTGGGGTACCTACCTGATTGCCGTGGGGAGTATGAAGCTGGGCGCCCTGATGGCGTTTTACATGCTGTTGGCCTATCTGTATGGTCCGGTCCAGGACCTTGCCGCGATAAATGTCAACGTACAGTCGGCGATGGCTTCGGTCAATCGCGTATTCGAATACCTCGACCTGCCTTCGGCGGTTACGCAGCCCTCGCAGCCGGTAATCCTCAAAGACGTGCGCGGCGCTATTCGCCTTGACAACGTGAGCTACCGGCACGATGGTTCCGGGTTCACTATCGAGAATCTCTCGCTCGAGATAGGCTCCGGAGAAACAGTAGCCATTGTCGGACCGTCGGGCGCGGGGAAAACCACGCTGATAAATCTTATAATGCGTTTTTTCGACCCGGATAGCGGTATCGTGACGCTCGATGGCGTCGATTTGAAGCAAATCGACCTCAAGGCCCTCCGCGGTTACATGAGCCTGGTCGATCAGGATCCGCTGCTGTTTAAGATGTCCATCCGTGATAATATCGCCTACGCTGACCAGAACGCCACAATGGAGATGGTTGAGAAGGCCGCGAGGATAGCCAATATCCATGATTTTGTCGTCAGTCAGAAGAAAGGCTATGATACGGAAATAGGCGAGAGGGGCGTGACTGTATCAGGCGGCGAAAAACAGCGCCTGTGCCTCGCCCGTGCTGTCCTGAATGACCCGCCGATTATATTGCTCGATGAGGCTACTTCGTCGCTCGATTCCAAATCCGAAGAGTTGATTCAGCAGGCCCTGAGCCAGCTTCTTAAGAGGAAAACCGCCGTGATTGTGGCCCATCGTCTGGCCACCGTCCGCCACGCCGACCGCATAGTCGTGATGGACAACGGCCGGATTGTTGATCAGGGAACGCACGATGGTCTGATGGTTTCCTCGATTTTATACCGCGAACTCGCCAGCAAGCAATTGCTGTTGTAG
- a CDS encoding cytochrome c3 family protein, translating to MRRTLVTYSIAISFTLITIAAFAPSAFAAKTCYDCHTKEKEIYSKVKFAHQPVKDENCESCHKRHGFAQKLILQDATSELCYKCHADLKEKYSQGSVHFPVASGKCWDCHDPHGSNEAAMLWEPSPDTPVEHFCLMCHQDNMDAARQKEFIHAPYDGLECLTCHAAHNSSNPGLLVADIFAVCGSCHDQSDETWAAVHKERNAGGLPCSDCHDAHASNGEGLLNDDAHAPFAGGDCEICHSLPDANGKVAFEEGASPGGLCAACHDDIIENLSKSHPHPAVEADNCDNCHSPHSSRFGSLLRDSQGAICGECHDGVLTGEGQKPHMPVVTGDCSGCHEVHGSDNAALVKADDATLCLGCHKDFAQSRDAAANVHAALDDCLGCHKPHEGIAEKLLRAPVVELCAGCHEPDREALNAASGHQPYMTGECSDCHLPHFSDTPHLVRGEGAAPCLVCHVDIEKRLSMDVPHAPAVDECQGCHVPHYSKDNLHLLSARPNELCSSCHDYESLDLQKEFVHTPAAQGDCAGCHNPHGGNQPKLVTGRMTKVDVGGLMVGQLPKLSGISADLCYTCHDDLKEEFRRQNAHAPVAQGECDACHAAHGSDNVGFVVAAAPDLCVTCHDVDDALTTAHDGYDITTADCLECHNPHISDQPKLVRNTLHPPFADNDCGSCHEIGPDGKAVLIASAIELCSACHETVTESAELEHQHAPFAGEECGACHSLHAADYAGLLRFEGSSLCMTCHENIKDQQQLSVSHRPFEEGQCLECHRPHASAYPGLTTKPAESFCVSCHEDINRQITEGAPHAPVADGDCGACHVPHAGNQSALLTTSKVELCGQCHDLTDRDLRTAHKGFSLEGVDCQNCHAAHAGPAGSKGLLLPDVHVPFADGDCTSCHDGMKAHQLIAPVNRVCFACHEDFLESTANAVVHAPLQREDGCVECHGPHVGYGSKLLLKEGISLCLSCHDDNEFKGKNKHAVAFEDCGNCHQPHTSANSGLLATADIMELCLTCHEGAVETHYHPMGVGVTDPRTKEPLNCVGCHSPHSSDYTAILVAEKDRKLCIICHTVSR from the coding sequence GTGCGGCGAACACTTGTCACATACAGCATAGCGATCAGCTTTACATTAATAACCATAGCGGCCTTCGCACCATCGGCCTTCGCAGCGAAAACCTGCTACGACTGCCACACCAAGGAGAAAGAAATTTACTCCAAGGTCAAGTTTGCGCACCAGCCGGTCAAAGACGAAAACTGCGAAAGCTGCCACAAACGTCACGGTTTCGCGCAGAAGCTGATTCTTCAGGATGCCACCTCCGAACTGTGCTACAAGTGTCACGCCGATTTGAAAGAAAAATACAGCCAGGGAAGTGTCCACTTCCCGGTAGCCTCGGGCAAATGCTGGGATTGTCATGACCCGCACGGTTCCAATGAAGCCGCCATGCTGTGGGAACCATCGCCGGACACGCCGGTGGAGCACTTCTGCCTGATGTGTCATCAGGACAACATGGACGCCGCCCGCCAGAAGGAATTCATCCACGCTCCATACGATGGACTGGAGTGCCTGACCTGCCACGCCGCTCACAACAGTTCTAATCCGGGTCTTCTTGTCGCCGATATATTTGCCGTATGCGGGTCGTGTCATGACCAGTCCGATGAGACCTGGGCCGCGGTGCATAAAGAGCGCAACGCCGGGGGGCTGCCGTGCAGCGACTGTCACGACGCTCACGCTTCGAACGGCGAAGGGTTGCTTAACGATGACGCCCATGCCCCGTTTGCCGGCGGGGATTGCGAAATTTGCCACAGTTTACCGGATGCCAACGGAAAAGTGGCTTTTGAAGAAGGTGCTTCTCCCGGTGGATTGTGCGCCGCGTGTCATGACGATATCATCGAAAACCTTTCCAAATCTCATCCGCATCCTGCTGTGGAGGCGGACAACTGCGATAATTGCCACAGTCCTCACTCATCACGTTTTGGCAGTCTTCTGAGGGACAGCCAGGGAGCTATTTGCGGCGAGTGCCACGATGGTGTGCTGACCGGCGAAGGCCAAAAGCCGCACATGCCGGTGGTGACGGGAGATTGCAGCGGCTGTCATGAAGTGCACGGTTCAGACAACGCTGCTCTTGTGAAGGCGGATGATGCCACTCTGTGTCTTGGCTGTCATAAGGATTTTGCGCAGTCGCGCGATGCCGCCGCCAACGTTCACGCGGCTCTGGATGACTGTCTGGGTTGTCACAAACCGCACGAGGGTATTGCTGAGAAGCTCCTCAGGGCTCCCGTCGTGGAATTGTGCGCCGGGTGCCACGAACCCGACCGCGAGGCCCTCAATGCGGCATCGGGGCACCAGCCTTACATGACCGGCGAGTGTTCCGATTGCCACCTACCGCACTTCAGCGATACGCCTCATCTGGTTCGCGGTGAAGGCGCCGCCCCGTGTCTGGTCTGCCACGTCGATATCGAAAAGCGGCTCAGTATGGATGTCCCGCACGCTCCGGCGGTTGATGAGTGCCAGGGTTGCCATGTGCCTCATTACAGCAAGGATAATCTGCATCTGCTGTCAGCGAGACCCAATGAACTCTGCTCATCCTGTCACGATTATGAAAGCCTCGATCTCCAGAAAGAATTTGTACACACTCCAGCCGCGCAGGGAGATTGCGCTGGATGTCATAACCCGCACGGCGGCAACCAGCCAAAGCTCGTCACGGGTAGAATGACGAAAGTCGACGTTGGCGGTCTGATGGTCGGGCAACTTCCTAAACTCAGCGGCATTTCCGCCGACCTGTGCTACACCTGTCACGATGATCTGAAGGAAGAGTTTCGCAGACAGAACGCTCACGCTCCAGTAGCGCAGGGTGAGTGTGATGCCTGCCACGCCGCTCACGGGTCGGATAACGTCGGCTTCGTAGTCGCGGCCGCGCCGGATCTTTGTGTCACCTGTCACGATGTCGATGATGCCCTGACGACAGCGCACGATGGATACGATATCACCACTGCCGATTGTCTGGAATGCCACAATCCGCACATCAGCGATCAGCCCAAGCTGGTCCGCAATACGCTTCATCCGCCGTTCGCCGACAATGACTGTGGCAGTTGCCATGAGATTGGTCCCGATGGCAAGGCGGTTCTGATTGCTTCGGCCATAGAGCTGTGCAGCGCCTGCCATGAGACAGTGACGGAATCCGCTGAACTTGAGCATCAACACGCTCCTTTTGCGGGTGAAGAGTGCGGCGCCTGTCATAGTCTGCACGCCGCCGATTACGCCGGTCTGCTCAGGTTTGAAGGAAGCAGTCTCTGTATGACCTGTCACGAAAATATTAAAGACCAGCAACAACTGTCGGTCAGCCACCGTCCTTTTGAAGAAGGTCAGTGTCTGGAATGTCACCGTCCGCACGCATCGGCTTATCCGGGCCTGACAACCAAGCCGGCGGAAAGTTTCTGCGTCTCGTGTCACGAGGACATCAATCGTCAGATTACCGAAGGCGCCCCGCACGCGCCGGTTGCCGATGGCGACTGCGGTGCCTGCCATGTGCCTCACGCCGGCAATCAGTCCGCGCTGCTGACAACATCGAAGGTAGAACTGTGCGGGCAATGTCACGATCTTACGGACCGCGATTTGCGCACGGCTCACAAGGGATTCAGCCTTGAGGGTGTCGATTGTCAAAACTGTCACGCCGCCCACGCCGGACCGGCCGGTTCTAAAGGACTGTTGCTGCCGGATGTGCACGTTCCGTTCGCCGATGGCGACTGTACTTCATGTCACGATGGTATGAAGGCGCATCAGTTGATCGCGCCGGTCAATCGAGTTTGTTTTGCCTGTCACGAGGACTTCCTGGAGAGCACGGCTAATGCGGTCGTTCACGCTCCTTTGCAAAGGGAAGATGGCTGCGTTGAGTGTCACGGGCCGCACGTTGGATATGGCTCGAAGCTTCTGTTAAAAGAGGGTATTTCGCTGTGCTTATCGTGTCACGACGATAACGAATTCAAGGGCAAGAATAAACACGCCGTAGCTTTTGAGGATTGCGGCAACTGCCATCAGCCCCACACCAGCGCCAATTCCGGTTTACTGGCCACAGCCGACATCATGGAGCTGTGCCTGACCTGCCACGAAGGCGCTGTGGAGACGCATTATCACCCGATGGGTGTCGGCGTAACGGATCCGAGAACAAAGGAACCACTGAATTGTGTCGGCTGCCATTCGCCGCATTCGTCCGATTACACGGCGATACTGGTGGCCGAAAAAGATAGAAAGCTGTGTATCATTTGTCACACGGTGTCTCGATAA